Below is a window of Candidatus Nitrosotenuis uzonensis DNA.
GATTATTCTTGCGCTTTCAGTGTCCATAGGCTGATCCTTGGGGTTAGTCTGAAGGGCCGCAATCTTGTCCACAACATCTTTGCCTTCTATTACTTCGCCGAACACTGTGTACTTGCCATCAAGCCATGGTGCGTCGCCAACCATTATGAAGAATTGAGATCCGGCGCTGTTAATGTCAGAGCCGCGCGCCATAGATACTATGTACTTTGTGTGCTTTATGTTACTTAGCTCCGCATTTATAGAGTATCCTGGTCCTCCCGTACCCCAAGTCTGTGGCGGTTCTGACTTTGTGTTAGGATCTCCTCCCTGAATCATGAAATCGGCTATTATCCTATGGAATAGTGTTCCATCATAAAAGTTCGAGTTTGCAAGCTTTACAAAGTTTGCAACTGTGTTTGGAGCCACATCAGGCTTTAACGCTATTACTATATTGCCATGGGGCGTTGAAATTGTGGCAGTCTGTGTTTTGAGTTCAGATGTTTTTTCAGGCTCGCCTTGTTGTTGTGTGGTGGGAGGCACATGATTATCTGGAACGTAATTCTTGTTTACTTCATAAATCAGAACGCCATTGATGGGCCCAGAATTACTTCGTAAAAAGCTACTTGAAATGTATGCTAATTTGAACGGTCCTGTTGAATCTTCTGGAAATTTTATATCATCAGAATAAACTGGCGTAAAACCTGGGAGATACGAATCAGCTTGTCTTTGGTTTGGAATGTCAACGTATGCAAGTGTTGTGAACGGTATTAGCCTGCCTAGCAATGTTTCGTTCCAGAATTCAGGCGTAGCACTAAGACCGTCACTGTATAGGTATCTTGTCTCATCGTATCCTCCAATTCGCATAAACCACTGTTTTTTACTTTCATCGCCTCCCCCTTGTACAAGGAAAAGCGGTGGCTCTTCGTTGTTTATGCGCTGGGCTGCAACATAAATCAGAATGTAATCTGCATCCATCTGTTGTAAAAGATTCCAAGCTTCATCAGGTGAGCTTAAAAGTATTCTTGCTAGTTGTTGTATTCTCTCCGTACTCAAAGTTGCATTGTCGGCAAGAGATGTTCTTTCCCCCAACGTGGTAATCCAGTAACCATAGTCCCACCAAGCAGCAATCACAGCATCTTTAGGAGTATTATTTTTAATCCAATTCATTGCGTCAAGCCAATCGGTTGTGGCAACATTGTAATTGCTTCCACCATTTAGAATTGTAGGTGGAGCTTTTGCACCGCTAACCCAGTTGGTTCCAACAGGTATCATTAGTGGCATAATAAGCAAGATCGTGATTATCACTGAATATGATATTTTGAGTGTTTTGGGATGGCCACGTATTATTTTTTTATTTTGCTGTCTTTCCGGTCTAAACATTTCTTTTGTAAGTATTGCTAGTCCTACAGAACTGAGTATTATAAGACCCAATGATGAAAAAAGCTCCAGTCTTACAAATGCAGAGCTTATGTAGGCGCCCAGTAAGCCAAAGATCAATGCAAATGCATGGACGTCTCGTCTTTGATTATCTACATTTAGAATATTCCTAAAGATAAGCCAAGACCCAATTCCTCCAAAAATCATAATCACTGAATGGAACAAAAATGATTGGAATATTGATGTGGTAGCATGTTCTGCCACAGAGTCAACTAATGGATCAATTGTTGTTAAAAACGGATTTACAGCATTCAGATATCTGAAGCTTGGCATATTAAGAACCCCGGATGAGAGTATTGCAATTCCTGCAATAATTATGGCAATCAGAAGTAAAGCAGAGTTTCGATTTTGTTTCTGCGGATTAAGTTTTTGAATGAATGAACACGCCACAACAAAAGCGGTGGACCCTATAAGTATGAGTCCGTTTGGCTTTGTAAATAGATCCAGTCCAGGTCTTTCAAATGGCATAGTTGCAATTACTGTACCTAGCAGAAAAAGAGGCATCGCCCATGCGAGGAATTTGCCATCCTTTCTTAGAAATGGAAGTGTCATTATGTACATGCCTATTGGCAATAAAAGAAACTCGCTGCCTCCCCAAGCGGAGAAAGAAAATCCAAGGAATATTCCTCCTCCAATTAGCTTTACTGCAGCTATACGCTTTGATGTGGATTTGAGGCCGCTAAGAAAAAGATACAATGCCAAAAGACCATAAAACAGTCCTAATGGTTCGGATTTGAACCATCCAATCGTGCCTCTTGTAATTACAGGTAGGGATACTGAGTAGAGCAGTGCCGCAAAGAGACCCGCTGTTGTTCCACCTATTACTCTGACCAGCGCAAATATGATTATAGCTGTAAGCGAGCCAAATACAACCGGAAAAACTATTGTAAATCCATACAGATCCGAGCCTCCTGCAAATATCTGATAAGTGATGGCTGCTGTGATGTGCAACATGACTTGAGAAGTAGCAGAGATATCTCTCCCTACTGGATACCAGCTCATGTCATCATGCCATGTAGAATATTCTGCAAGGCCGTTCTCTACGATGAATTTGGTTGCCCTATAGTTGAAGAACGGATCAAACTCGTTTAGCTGGAATCCATAATCTGCTGCTTGCGACCTTATCATGGCAGATATGCTAAATGAGAGAGAAAGTACGCCTATTATCAACAGATGATGTAGTGAGAACTCGAAATTTCCTATCTTGAATAGGGTTTTGTTAGAAAGCAATTGATTCTATCCTCGAATATGCGCTTATTACTCTTTTGGGCTTGCGCCTTGCATCAGAATACAAATCATGGCAGAAAAATTTAACTTTGGGAGCATACATTCGTGCATATAACTTGATTTTACAAAGCCCTGCATTTGAGGATGGAAAAGAAATCCCAAAAAAATACGGATACAAAAACGGTAATGCCAGTCCACCCCTCAAGATAAGGGACGTTCCAGAAGGAACAAAATCACTTGTTCTTATAATGGACGATCCTGATGCAATGGGCGCAGTAGGCAAATTATGGGTTCACTGGATAGTCTGGAACATCGATCCAAACACTGCAGATATAGCAGAATCTACAGTTCCAAGTGGCGCAGTACTTGGGATGACAGACTTTGGCCAGATAGGATATGGCGGGCCTGCACCACCTGACAAAAGGCACACATACATCTTCAAATTATACGCACTGAATTCTAGGTTATCTCTTCCAAGTGGAGCTACAAAAAAGCAAGTTGAGGAAGCGATGCAAAATCACATCATTGCGCAAACTTCACTATGTGGGACGTTTGCACCATAGAATTACTCTAGGACTATCTTGTTATTTGAGATAGAGATCACCGAGCCTCCAGATTTTTTTAATTTTGATTTGAGCTCCTTGTCCATCGTGGCCACTATGCCACCATGCTTTTTTATATATGAGACAAATTCCGCATCCGCAAATCTTCCGCCAAGCTTGACTGTCTTGAATGTCTTTATGTAGGAGAGCGTAGCTTCTGCGGCCGATTTTTTTTCCTGATTTTGTGCAAGCTTGGCCAGCTCTGCAAGTACCGTGTCAGGCACTACAAACTGAATGCTGCCTATCTCAGCATCAATTGATGATAGGTTCTTTATTCTGTTATTAGCTAGATGAATTAGAAAGCTGGTATCGCATATTACCTCAACCAACTGTGCCTGCACCAATGAGTCTCCATCTGTCTTCGATTTTTCTGCTGATTGCCACGTTGCTGTTATCAAAGAGGCATACCGGTCTTTTGAACTGGACCTCGATTTTCTCTGCCTTTACCTTGCTAACCTTGGCAAGAACTGGTGCGGTGCCAATGTTAAGGCGTAGTGATTCCCCTGCCTGTATTGGTGTTACCTTGATGTCATTTACAGTTCCAACCGCAGAATCAAACAGATTTACCTCAAGCCTTGCCTCAGACGAGTTGTCAGGTAAGGTTCCCGGCTTGCCTATTACAGAGCCTACTAGCGAATCA
It encodes the following:
- a CDS encoding peptidylprolyl isomerase, with the translated sequence MLSNKTLFKIGNFEFSLHHLLIIGVLSLSFSISAMIRSQAADYGFQLNEFDPFFNYRATKFIVENGLAEYSTWHDDMSWYPVGRDISATSQVMLHITAAITYQIFAGGSDLYGFTIVFPVVFGSLTAIIIFALVRVIGGTTAGLFAALLYSVSLPVITRGTIGWFKSEPLGLFYGLLALYLFLSGLKSTSKRIAAVKLIGGGIFLGFSFSAWGGSEFLLLPIGMYIMTLPFLRKDGKFLAWAMPLFLLGTVIATMPFERPGLDLFTKPNGLILIGSTAFVVACSFIQKLNPQKQNRNSALLLIAIIIAGIAILSSGVLNMPSFRYLNAVNPFLTTIDPLVDSVAEHATTSIFQSFLFHSVIMIFGGIGSWLIFRNILNVDNQRRDVHAFALIFGLLGAYISSAFVRLELFSSLGLIILSSVGLAILTKEMFRPERQQNKKIIRGHPKTLKISYSVIITILLIMPLMIPVGTNWVSGAKAPPTILNGGSNYNVATTDWLDAMNWIKNNTPKDAVIAAWWDYGYWITTLGERTSLADNATLSTERIQQLARILLSSPDEAWNLLQQMDADYILIYVAAQRINNEEPPLFLVQGGGDESKKQWFMRIGGYDETRYLYSDGLSATPEFWNETLLGRLIPFTTLAYVDIPNQRQADSYLPGFTPVYSDDIKFPEDSTGPFKLAYISSSFLRSNSGPINGVLIYEVNKNYVPDNHVPPTTQQQGEPEKTSELKTQTATISTPHGNIVIALKPDVAPNTVANFVKLANSNFYDGTLFHRIIADFMIQGGDPNTKSEPPQTWGTGGPGYSINAELSNIKHTKYIVSMARGSDINSAGSQFFIMVGDAPWLDGKYTVFGEVIEGKDVVDKIAALQTNPKDQPMDTESARIISIRVN
- a CDS encoding YbhB/YbcL family Raf kinase inhibitor-like protein, whose product is MILQSPAFEDGKEIPKKYGYKNGNASPPLKIRDVPEGTKSLVLIMDDPDAMGAVGKLWVHWIVWNIDPNTADIAESTVPSGAVLGMTDFGQIGYGGPAPPDKRHTYIFKLYALNSRLSLPSGATKKQVEEAMQNHIIAQTSLCGTFAP
- a CDS encoding twitching motility protein PilT, which gives rise to MQAQLVEVICDTSFLIHLANNRIKNLSSIDAEIGSIQFVVPDTVLAELAKLAQNQEKKSAAEATLSYIKTFKTVKLGGRFADAEFVSYIKKHGGIVATMDKELKSKLKKSGGSVISISNNKIVLE